The Burkholderia ambifaria AMMD genome has a segment encoding these proteins:
- a CDS encoding PAS domain-containing sensor histidine kinase, whose amino-acid sequence MTASGTPSRDARGPTRLPTMLRQPLVAGVAALFAGAALSLGVALLVREQWQGTVHTRFERRTSHVTAMLRHELQTGAAVLESARGAFLLAPQMTPEQWRRYADTLELDSGRSPVRQLGYAPLSPATRSALAGDAPLPAGPFAVATLSAPLSSAAGARFGAPDQAPLARALRTGNVALGIHPADDDTSRDTRILMLFVPATPSSRTPVTPAGAHDTGAGGVLFAELSPNRVVERALDAERGLDLRMSAGDDPHPIASAETTTDEASTSPDLMRRTDQLNFGGTVLTLAYSADGRPSATGAQRAAGTVLAAGLIASFAFAALIHALLRGRAGTADTGASSRGILNEARMMGIIRSSMEAIITIDEKQTVVIFNPMAEQVFGVSAMEAIGAPLSRFIPERFRAAHAKHVDQFGVTGVSERQMGRQRVLFGLRGNGEEFPIEASISQIRDASGKLYTVMLRDITERQRAENALKQSREELRELSANLQNVREEEKTRIARELHDDLGQQLTALKMDLSVIEQQLRAPGRAQPNDDVLSHLQGMRRLIDATVASVRRIAADLRPVMLDDLGLVPAIEWLANDFTNRYGIDVERHIETGGLTFTSAGATTLFRIVQEALTNVARHADATRVALRLDIEEGFCVLRVADNGRGAAPGGSAHEDKSFGLIGIRERAHMLGGNVTIDTALARGFSITVAFPLGTVQQETTLT is encoded by the coding sequence ATGACCGCCAGTGGCACCCCGTCGCGTGACGCCCGAGGGCCCACGCGCCTCCCGACCATGTTACGCCAGCCGCTCGTGGCTGGCGTCGCTGCGCTGTTCGCCGGTGCGGCGCTGTCGCTCGGCGTCGCGCTGCTGGTACGCGAGCAGTGGCAAGGCACCGTGCATACGCGCTTCGAACGCCGCACGTCGCACGTGACGGCGATGCTGCGCCACGAGTTGCAGACCGGCGCCGCCGTGCTCGAAAGCGCGCGCGGCGCGTTCCTGCTCGCGCCGCAGATGACACCCGAGCAATGGCGCCGGTATGCCGACACGCTCGAGCTCGACAGCGGCCGTTCGCCGGTCCGGCAGCTCGGCTATGCGCCGCTGTCGCCCGCGACACGCAGCGCGCTCGCCGGCGACGCGCCGCTGCCGGCCGGCCCGTTCGCGGTCGCGACGCTCAGCGCGCCGCTGTCGAGCGCGGCCGGCGCGCGCTTCGGCGCACCGGATCAGGCGCCGCTGGCACGCGCGCTGCGCACCGGCAATGTCGCGCTCGGCATCCACCCGGCCGACGACGATACGTCCCGCGATACCCGCATCCTGATGCTGTTCGTGCCGGCGACGCCATCATCGCGCACGCCCGTCACGCCAGCCGGTGCCCATGACACGGGTGCCGGCGGCGTGCTGTTCGCGGAACTCAGCCCGAATCGCGTGGTGGAGCGCGCGCTCGACGCGGAACGCGGGCTCGACCTGCGGATGAGCGCCGGCGACGATCCGCATCCGATCGCGAGCGCGGAGACGACGACCGACGAAGCCTCCACGTCGCCCGACCTGATGCGCCGCACCGACCAGCTGAATTTCGGCGGCACCGTGCTGACGCTCGCCTATTCCGCGGACGGCCGCCCGAGCGCGACCGGCGCGCAGCGCGCGGCGGGCACGGTGCTCGCCGCGGGGCTGATCGCATCGTTCGCGTTCGCAGCACTGATCCATGCACTGCTGCGCGGCCGCGCCGGGACGGCCGATACCGGCGCCAGCAGCCGCGGCATCCTCAACGAGGCGCGGATGATGGGCATCATCCGTTCGTCGATGGAAGCGATCATCACGATCGACGAGAAGCAGACGGTCGTGATCTTCAATCCGATGGCCGAACAGGTATTCGGCGTGTCGGCGATGGAGGCGATCGGCGCGCCGCTGTCGCGCTTCATCCCCGAGCGGTTTCGCGCCGCGCATGCGAAGCACGTCGACCAGTTCGGCGTGACCGGTGTGTCCGAGCGGCAAATGGGTCGCCAGCGCGTGCTGTTCGGGCTGCGCGGCAACGGCGAGGAATTCCCGATCGAGGCGTCGATCTCGCAGATCCGCGATGCGTCGGGCAAGCTCTATACGGTGATGCTGCGCGACATCACCGAGCGGCAGCGCGCGGAGAATGCGCTGAAGCAGTCGCGCGAGGAATTGCGCGAACTGTCGGCGAACCTGCAGAACGTACGCGAAGAGGAAAAGACCCGCATCGCGCGCGAGTTGCACGACGATCTCGGCCAGCAACTGACCGCGCTGAAGATGGATCTGTCGGTGATCGAGCAGCAACTGCGCGCGCCGGGCCGTGCGCAACCCAATGACGACGTGCTGTCGCACCTGCAGGGCATGCGCCGTCTGATCGATGCAACCGTGGCGTCGGTGCGGCGCATCGCAGCCGACCTGCGGCCGGTGATGCTCGACGATCTCGGCCTCGTGCCCGCGATCGAGTGGCTGGCGAACGACTTCACGAACCGCTACGGCATCGACGTCGAACGCCACATCGAAACGGGCGGGCTCACGTTCACCAGCGCGGGGGCGACCACGCTGTTCCGGATCGTCCAGGAAGCGCTGACGAACGTCGCGCGCCACGCGGACGCGACACGCGTCGCGCTGCGGCTCGACATCGAGGAAGGCTTCTGCGTACTGCGGGTCGCGGACAACGGCCGCGGCGCGGCACCGGGCGGCAGCGCTCACGAGGACAAATCGTTCGGGCTGATCGGCATTCGCGAACGCGCACACATGCTGGGCGGCAACGTGACGATCGACACCGCGCTCGCGCGCGGCTTCTCGATCACCGTCGCCTTCCCGCTCGGCACAGTTCAACAGGAAACCACCCTCACATGA
- a CDS encoding universal stress protein, with amino-acid sequence MYKRIFVGLDGGPSARLALNEAIRIALASGGEVTCAYVVEHRPQLVDVDAGFAAERDRDAAATAAATPVLDDARAVLAQQHVPGTVRALDAYGEDVAAVLMRTAAEVGADLIVMGTSGRHGLRRLLLGSVAESLLRSADRPVLLVRHDEPAAVATAR; translated from the coding sequence ATGTACAAGCGGATTTTCGTCGGGCTCGACGGCGGCCCAAGCGCGCGTCTCGCGCTGAACGAGGCGATCCGGATCGCGCTGGCATCCGGCGGCGAGGTGACGTGCGCGTATGTCGTCGAGCATCGGCCGCAGCTCGTCGACGTCGATGCGGGTTTTGCGGCGGAACGCGACCGCGACGCGGCGGCAACCGCCGCGGCGACGCCGGTGCTCGACGACGCACGAGCGGTGCTTGCGCAGCAGCATGTGCCGGGCACCGTGCGCGCGCTCGATGCGTATGGCGAGGACGTCGCCGCGGTGCTGATGCGCACGGCGGCCGAGGTCGGTGCCGATCTGATCGTGATGGGGACGAGCGGGCGGCACGGATTGCGCCGGCTGCTGCTCGGGAGTGTCGCGGAATCGCTGCTGCGCTCGGCCGACCGGCCGGTGCTGCTGGTGCGGCACGACGAGCCGGCCGCGGTGGCAACCGCGCGATGA
- a CDS encoding cupin domain-containing protein: MPISAADLIHQFDLQPHPEGGYFRETYRAADTVVRPADGAPRAASTAIYYLLCDGAYSSWHRIRSDEVWHFYAGDPLEVWVLDEHDGLTIHRLGNPLTHPGTVFQAVVPAGRWFGARCASPEHVALVGCTVAPGFEFAEFELADATALAAAFPEYAEYVAGLAQRPDA; the protein is encoded by the coding sequence ATGCCGATTTCCGCCGCCGACCTGATTCACCAGTTCGATCTTCAGCCGCATCCCGAGGGCGGCTATTTCCGCGAAACCTACCGCGCGGCCGATACCGTCGTGCGTCCTGCCGACGGCGCGCCGCGCGCGGCGTCGACCGCGATCTACTACCTGTTGTGCGACGGCGCGTATTCGTCGTGGCACCGGATCCGTTCCGACGAGGTCTGGCATTTCTACGCGGGCGATCCGCTCGAAGTGTGGGTGCTCGACGAGCACGACGGCCTGACGATCCATCGGCTCGGCAACCCGCTCACGCATCCGGGCACCGTGTTCCAGGCCGTCGTGCCGGCCGGACGCTGGTTCGGCGCGCGCTGCGCGTCGCCGGAGCACGTCGCGCTCGTCGGCTGCACGGTCGCGCCGGGATTCGAGTTCGCGGAATTCGAGCTCGCGGATGCGACCGCACTGGCCGCCGCGTTTCCCGAGTACGCGGAATACGTCGCGGGGCTCGCGCAGCGCCCTGACGCGTGA
- a CDS encoding DedA family protein/thiosulfate sulfurtransferase GlpE — protein sequence MWHFPITIPSSLGPWAVFASVLITQLGVPVPAVPMLILGGTMAAMGQASWTSMFAAAIGATMLADSLWFFMGRTRGRRLLNGLVRFSLSLDTTLRFARNVFERYGAPLLVISKFLPGLGLVSAPLLGTTAIGVGVFLFWDLAGASLWAAVWLVGGAAVHDQIVQFVLWVRASGGTILDAFLAIFITFVLYRWVRRVQFRRYLAQLRISPPQLVEMMTSNEPPLIFDARPRAIREREPYRIAGAVPIDLDSPDLLDPELLKRPIVVYCVCPNEATAKRLIAKMQRKKMLHNIRALKGGLDAWEKHGYPVEPMPADADASRYFVRPAHAAPLEGEYTVRATLSK from the coding sequence GTGTGGCACTTTCCCATTACAATTCCCTCGTCGCTCGGCCCGTGGGCCGTGTTCGCGAGCGTACTCATCACGCAGCTCGGCGTGCCGGTGCCGGCCGTGCCGATGCTGATTCTCGGCGGTACGATGGCGGCGATGGGGCAGGCGTCCTGGACGAGCATGTTCGCGGCGGCGATCGGTGCGACGATGCTTGCCGATTCACTGTGGTTCTTCATGGGCCGCACGCGCGGGCGGCGCTTGCTGAACGGGCTCGTGCGCTTCTCGCTGTCGCTCGACACGACGCTGCGCTTCGCGCGTAATGTATTCGAAAGATACGGCGCGCCGCTCCTCGTCATCTCCAAATTCCTGCCTGGCCTCGGCCTCGTGTCGGCGCCGCTGCTCGGCACGACCGCGATCGGTGTCGGCGTGTTCCTGTTCTGGGATCTGGCCGGCGCGTCGTTGTGGGCCGCGGTCTGGCTTGTCGGCGGCGCGGCCGTGCATGACCAGATCGTCCAGTTCGTGCTGTGGGTGCGCGCGAGCGGCGGTACGATCCTCGACGCGTTTCTCGCGATCTTCATCACGTTCGTGCTGTACCGCTGGGTGCGCCGCGTGCAATTCCGCCGCTACCTCGCGCAGTTGCGCATCTCGCCGCCGCAGCTCGTCGAGATGATGACGTCGAACGAACCGCCGCTGATCTTCGATGCGCGGCCGCGCGCGATTCGCGAACGGGAGCCGTACCGGATCGCCGGTGCGGTGCCGATCGATCTCGATTCGCCGGACCTGCTCGATCCGGAGCTGCTGAAGCGGCCGATCGTCGTGTATTGCGTGTGCCCGAACGAGGCGACCGCGAAGCGTCTGATTGCGAAGATGCAGCGCAAGAAGATGCTCCACAACATCAGGGCGCTGAAGGGCGGGCTTGATGCGTGGGAGAAGCACGGTTACCCGGTCGAACCGATGCCGGCCGATGCCGATGCGTCGCGGTATTTCGTGCGGCCGGCTCATGCCGCGCCGCTCGAGGGCGAATATACGGTGCGGGCGACGTTGTCGAAGTGA